A part of Ammoniphilus sp. CFH 90114 genomic DNA contains:
- the rplN gene encoding 50S ribosomal protein L14, which yields MIQTQSRLKVADNSGAKELMCIKVLGGTGRKTANIGDIIVCSVKSATPGGVVKKGDVVKAVIVRSKTGARRIDGSYIKFDENAAVIVKDDKSPRGTRIFGPVARELREKDFMKIVSLAPEVL from the coding sequence ATGATCCAAACACAATCTCGTTTGAAAGTTGCTGACAACTCTGGTGCGAAAGAATTAATGTGTATCAAAGTGCTTGGCGGTACTGGACGCAAGACTGCTAACATCGGCGATATCATCGTTTGCTCTGTTAAATCCGCTACACCCGGTGGCGTTGTCAAAAAGGGTGATGTAGTAAAAGCGGTTATCGTTCGTTCTAAGACAGGTGCTCGTCGTATCGACGGTTCTTATATCAAGTTTGATGAGAACGCAGCTGTTATCGTAAAGGATGATAAATCCCCACGTGGAACTCGTATCTTCGGACCAGTTGCTCGTGAGCTTCGTGAAAAAGACTTCATGAAGATCGTTTCTTTGGCTCCGGAAGTGCTATAG
- the rpsQ gene encoding 30S ribosomal protein S17, protein MERNNRKTLVGKVVSDKMDKTIVVLVETYKKHPLYGKRVKYSKKYKAHDETNQAQIGDKVEIMETRPLSKDKRFRLVEIVEKAVII, encoded by the coding sequence GTGGAACGTAACAATCGAAAGACACTCGTAGGTAAAGTCGTGAGCGATAAGATGGATAAAACCATCGTAGTGTTGGTAGAGACCTACAAAAAGCATCCTCTATACGGGAAGCGTGTAAAGTACTCTAAAAAGTACAAAGCACATGACGAAACAAACCAAGCTCAAATCGGCGATAAGGTTGAAATCATGGAAACTCGTCCATTATCCAAGGATAAGCGTTTCCGTTTGGTTGAAATCGTTGAAAAAGCTGTTATTATTTAA
- the rpmC gene encoding 50S ribosomal protein L29, with amino-acid sequence MKAKEYRNLTTAEIEQKISSLKEELFNLRFQLATGQLDNPSSIQKVRKDIAKAKTILRERELGIG; translated from the coding sequence ATGAAAGCTAAAGAATATCGTAATCTAACCACTGCTGAAATCGAACAAAAGATTTCTTCTTTGAAAGAAGAGCTTTTCAACCTCCGCTTCCAATTGGCAACTGGCCAATTAGACAACCCATCTAGCATTCAAAAAGTTCGTAAGGATATCGCGAAAGCGAAAACTATCCTTCGCGAACGCGAATTGGGAATCGGATAA
- the rplP gene encoding 50S ribosomal protein L16: MLVPKRVKHRKQFKGNFAGKAKGGTTVAFGEYGLQALETSRITNRQIESARIAMTRYIKRGGKVWIKIFPDKPVTKKPLEVRMGSGKGSPEQWVSIVKPGKVLFELAGVPEETAREAMRLAMHKLPIKCKFVKREEVGGEANES; the protein is encoded by the coding sequence ATGTTAGTACCTAAGCGCGTAAAACATCGTAAGCAATTTAAAGGTAACTTCGCTGGTAAAGCTAAAGGTGGTACAACTGTAGCTTTCGGCGAATACGGTCTTCAAGCTCTTGAAACTTCCCGTATCACCAACCGTCAGATCGAATCTGCGCGTATCGCGATGACTCGTTATATCAAACGTGGTGGTAAGGTTTGGATTAAGATTTTCCCTGATAAGCCAGTAACAAAGAAGCCTCTAGAAGTACGTATGGGTAGCGGTAAAGGTTCCCCTGAGCAATGGGTATCCATCGTTAAGCCGGGTAAAGTACTTTTCGAATTGGCTGGTGTTCCTGAAGAAACAGCACGTGAAGCTATGCGTTTGGCTATGCACAAACTTCCAATCAAATGTAAGTTTGTAAAGCGCGAAGAAGTGGGTGGTGAAGCAAATGAAAGCTAA